The following are encoded together in the Candidatus Omnitrophota bacterium genome:
- a CDS encoding ABC transporter permease: MLKYIFRRILISIPLLLGISFLTFVLIQVTPGNFFDSLKLNPQVSPETIARYEALYHLDKPLLQQYFYWLKNLIKLDFGYSFFYNCPVSSVISGRLFNTFILSLASLIVTWTIAIPLGIWAAVHRNRLTDKILSVFSFAGLSMPSFFLAMLLLFLASQWGGLPLGGMRSANFDDLSDGGKIIDLLAHLVIPTIVISLASIASLQRIMRGNMLECLRQQYVLTARAKGLPEHRVVYVHALRNAVNPLITIFGYHLFDLLSGAALIEIICSWPGLGAVMLTAVRAKDLYLVMASMMMGAVLLLLGNLLSDILLAWSDPRVRYD, translated from the coding sequence ATGCTTAAGTATATTTTCAGACGAATTTTAATTTCCATCCCGCTTCTTCTAGGGATCTCTTTTTTAACCTTTGTTCTCATTCAGGTTACGCCGGGAAATTTCTTTGATTCTCTTAAACTTAATCCTCAAGTTTCTCCCGAGACGATCGCTCGCTATGAAGCGCTTTATCATTTAGACAAGCCTTTATTACAGCAATACTTCTACTGGTTAAAAAACCTCATCAAGCTAGATTTTGGGTATTCATTCTTTTATAATTGCCCGGTTTCCAGCGTTATTTCGGGACGATTATTCAATACATTTATTTTGTCCTTGGCAAGTTTGATCGTCACTTGGACGATCGCAATTCCCTTAGGGATCTGGGCGGCAGTTCATCGCAATCGGTTGACGGACAAGATATTGTCTGTCTTTTCTTTTGCCGGGCTTTCCATGCCAAGTTTCTTTTTGGCAATGTTGCTTTTATTTCTGGCCAGCCAATGGGGAGGATTACCCTTAGGAGGAATGCGTAGCGCCAATTTTGATGACCTTTCTGACGGCGGGAAAATCATTGACCTGTTGGCACATCTTGTCATTCCGACGATCGTTATCTCGCTTGCGTCCATCGCGAGCTTACAAAGAATTATGCGCGGTAATATGTTGGAGTGTTTGCGTCAGCAATATGTGTTAACAGCCCGAGCTAAAGGATTGCCCGAACATCGCGTGGTTTATGTTCACGCTTTACGCAATGCCGTTAATCCTTTGATCACGATCTTTGGATATCATCTTTTCGACCTGTTGAGCGGAGCGGCTTTAATTGAAATTATTTGCAGCTGGCCGGGATTAGGGGCGGTGATGTTAACAGCGGTGCGCGCCAAAGACCTTTATTTGGTCATGGCCAGCATGATGATGGGCGCTGTTTTGCTTCTTTTAGGGAATTTATTATCAGATATTCTGCTCGCCTGGTCAGATCCGAGGGTTCGCTATGACTAA
- a CDS encoding AAA family ATPase, translated as MYFKRLEIFGFKSFADKTILNFEPGITAIVGPNGCGKSNIFDSIRWVLGEQSVKELRGASMDDVIFNGTDKKSGLGFAEVSLTFSNESRMLPTEYDEVTVTRRLFRSGESEYLLNKSVVRLKDILELFMGTGIGAEAYSLIQQGKVDLIVSARPEDRRIIIDEAAGITKYKSKKREALNKLKDTDDNLLRINDIIVEVKRQIGSLERQANKARRYKDELEKLKIFEVKFATYQISQFNSEKEEINRLVSGLQDQENQLNAELEKLNSSLSEQEALIAKFEQAIDQIYADDLKLENQVAMNNKQIGFNEERIANILSNEARFEQQREQLSARCRMQQEKIEALKNALSFLKTSLIENMKTLGEKKDSLHLVAEAIREAKDSIRKAEEEILNLNVQQVAVKNQVTEVMKEFQNALARKRRLELENAKVISEKEEIDSKLRNILSQIEECTGKIKNLEEERQNRNRDLDATKGRFTEIEELVNNLEKKKLSLISQRQFIEELRVQYQDMPDPVVEGTLLTNAVPLENLKGIIGKVKQARLVDPQKTGDLKNHFTQINTNQLWEVICEMKFIELDPEKITARIDELSREIEEKNQAKGLLLSEIKAQEEAIAQLVSAIHDLEKVFSSYDAQKNNILQEESKLVGELDLVTEEIREVRSTVASLKTKEDELALQLETIEQGIQSYQNQIKERQDAIAVKSQEKEDTTVAIAQLETEIESAQDKEKSEQENLTMFEEELESGLGEIKKLEEEKESQKVKKAEFAQGIETLKEEITQLNLKGESLKKALSESEEQKAKVLVQVGTIRQGIDKVQKDVEEIHDVRHGHQMKEQEISYKEKSIKDRLLQAYKINFDELPPVDASLLADAQSTEPAAEQPVLTPDALASEIERLKQKCDSYGTVNLVAIEEFDELRQRFEFLTKQQSDLLTAKESLQDTIGKINRTTRQLFLDTFTKVSEEFRIYFRMLFGGGEAQLVLVDPENVLESGIEIIARPPGKKLQGISLLSGGEKTLAAIALIFGVFKVRPSPFCILDEIDAALDESNVGRFGYLLKDFAKISQFIVITHNKKTIVNANVMYGITMQETGISKIVSVKFADDEQKEARQEDPVAVA; from the coding sequence ATGTATTTTAAACGGCTCGAAATCTTCGGATTCAAGTCTTTTGCCGATAAAACGATTCTTAATTTTGAACCCGGTATTACGGCGATCGTCGGGCCTAATGGCTGCGGAAAGAGCAATATCTTCGATTCTATCCGCTGGGTTTTAGGTGAACAAAGCGTTAAAGAGCTGCGCGGGGCATCGATGGATGATGTTATTTTTAACGGAACCGACAAAAAATCAGGGCTTGGGTTTGCCGAAGTGAGCTTGACATTTTCTAATGAATCGCGGATGTTACCAACCGAATACGATGAAGTAACGGTCACGCGGCGTTTGTTTCGTTCCGGAGAAAGCGAGTACCTTCTTAATAAATCTGTAGTTCGCCTTAAGGACATTTTGGAATTATTTATGGGAACCGGTATTGGCGCGGAAGCTTATTCATTGATCCAGCAGGGAAAAGTTGACCTGATCGTCAGTGCTCGTCCGGAAGACAGAAGAATTATCATTGATGAAGCGGCCGGCATTACAAAGTATAAGTCCAAAAAACGTGAAGCTTTAAACAAGCTAAAAGACACGGATGATAATTTATTGCGCATTAATGACATCATTGTTGAAGTTAAGCGCCAGATAGGCTCTTTGGAGCGTCAGGCCAATAAAGCTCGCCGCTACAAAGATGAGTTAGAAAAACTTAAGATATTTGAAGTTAAGTTCGCTACCTATCAGATCAGCCAGTTCAATTCAGAAAAAGAAGAGATCAATCGTTTGGTGAGCGGGCTTCAAGACCAAGAAAACCAATTAAATGCTGAACTAGAAAAATTAAATAGCAGTCTAAGCGAACAGGAAGCCTTGATCGCGAAGTTCGAACAAGCGATCGATCAAATCTATGCCGATGATCTGAAGCTGGAAAATCAAGTCGCGATGAATAATAAGCAGATCGGTTTTAATGAGGAGCGTATTGCCAATATTCTTTCTAATGAAGCCCGCTTTGAACAGCAAAGAGAGCAATTGTCGGCGCGTTGCCGTATGCAGCAGGAGAAAATCGAAGCGCTAAAAAACGCCCTTTCTTTTCTCAAAACTTCCTTGATCGAAAATATGAAAACCTTAGGCGAGAAAAAAGACTCTTTGCATCTGGTGGCGGAAGCGATCCGGGAAGCCAAAGATTCCATCCGTAAAGCCGAAGAAGAGATCCTTAATTTGAATGTTCAGCAAGTCGCGGTTAAAAACCAGGTCACCGAGGTGATGAAGGAATTTCAGAATGCTTTAGCGCGTAAACGCCGCTTAGAGCTCGAAAATGCCAAAGTTATTTCTGAGAAAGAAGAGATCGATAGCAAATTAAGGAATATTCTCAGCCAGATCGAAGAGTGTACCGGCAAGATCAAGAATTTAGAAGAAGAGCGCCAAAATAGAAATAGAGACTTGGATGCGACCAAGGGGAGATTTACCGAAATAGAAGAGTTAGTTAACAATCTGGAGAAAAAGAAACTCTCTTTAATTTCCCAAAGGCAATTTATTGAAGAGTTACGCGTTCAGTATCAAGATATGCCTGATCCCGTGGTTGAGGGAACGCTTTTAACGAACGCCGTTCCTTTAGAAAATCTTAAAGGTATTATCGGGAAAGTTAAACAGGCCCGGTTGGTCGATCCTCAGAAAACAGGCGATTTGAAGAATCATTTTACTCAGATCAATACCAACCAGCTTTGGGAAGTAATCTGCGAGATGAAATTTATCGAGCTGGATCCGGAAAAGATCACCGCGCGTATTGATGAGCTTTCCCGAGAGATCGAGGAAAAAAATCAAGCTAAAGGTTTACTTTTATCTGAGATCAAAGCTCAAGAAGAGGCAATAGCTCAGTTGGTTTCGGCTATTCATGATCTAGAAAAAGTTTTCTCAAGTTATGACGCGCAAAAGAACAATATCCTTCAAGAAGAAAGCAAGCTTGTCGGAGAATTAGACTTGGTGACGGAAGAGATCCGGGAAGTCAGGAGCACAGTTGCTTCCTTGAAGACCAAAGAAGACGAGTTAGCTTTACAGTTAGAAACGATCGAACAAGGAATTCAATCCTATCAAAATCAAATCAAAGAACGACAAGATGCTATCGCGGTTAAGTCTCAAGAAAAAGAAGATACGACCGTTGCTATTGCTCAGCTGGAAACAGAAATCGAATCAGCCCAAGATAAAGAGAAAAGCGAGCAAGAAAACTTAACCATGTTTGAAGAGGAATTGGAAAGCGGCCTGGGAGAAATTAAAAAGTTAGAAGAAGAAAAAGAATCGCAAAAAGTAAAGAAAGCCGAGTTTGCTCAAGGGATCGAAACACTCAAAGAAGAGATCACGCAGTTAAATCTGAAAGGTGAATCGCTTAAAAAAGCACTGAGCGAATCTGAAGAGCAAAAGGCGAAAGTGTTAGTGCAGGTTGGTACAATTCGTCAGGGCATTGATAAAGTGCAAAAAGATGTTGAAGAAATCCATGATGTCCGCCATGGTCATCAGATGAAAGAGCAAGAGATCTCCTATAAAGAAAAAAGCATTAAAGACAGGCTTCTCCAAGCGTATAAAATCAATTTCGACGAACTGCCGCCGGTTGATGCCTCGTTACTGGCAGACGCGCAAAGCACGGAACCAGCCGCAGAACAACCGGTTTTAACACCGGATGCCTTGGCCAGTGAAATAGAGCGCTTAAAACAAAAATGTGATTCTTATGGGACTGTTAATTTGGTCGCTATTGAAGAATTTGATGAACTGCGCCAACGTTTCGAATTCTTAACAAAGCAGCAAAGTGATCTATTAACAGCCAAAGAATCACTGCAAGATACGATCGGAAAGATCAACCGCACAACGCGCCAGTTATTCTTAGACACATTTACAAAAGTTAGTGAGGAATTCAGGATCTATTTTAGAATGTTATTTGGCGGCGGGGAAGCTCAGCTTGTTTTGGTTGACCCGGAAAACGTTTTGGAATCCGGTATTGAAATCATCGCCAGGCCTCCCGGGAAAAAATTGCAGGGTATCAGCCTTTTATCCGGCGGAGAGAAAACCTTAGCGGCCATCGCGCTTATCTTTGGCGTGTTTAAGGTCCGGCCTAGTCCGTTCTGTATTTTAGACGAAATTGACGCGGCCTTGGACGAATCGAATGTCGGCCGATTTGGTTATCTCCTCAAAGATTTTGCCAAAATATCGCAGTTTATCGTCATTACGCATAATAAAAAGACCATTGTTAATGCCAATGTTATGTATGGCATTACCATGCAAGAAACAGGGATCTCAAAGATCGTTTCGGTTAAATTTGCGGATGATGAACAGAAAGAAGCAAGGCAGGAAGACCCTGTCGCGGTCGCTTAA
- a CDS encoding ABC transporter permease, translating to MTKPRKSLSQFQIALGHFKENRLAVVCFWILVIFYLSAIFADFLSPYSFSNEDRNYSYCPPMEIKLIDARHEKKSIHPYVLGVYMTFDEFHKRVYKTDSNQKYPLKFFVKGDAYKLLGLFPADRHLFGVDAPGRIHLWGADSRGRDLFSRILFGARISLSIGLIGVTISFFVGLLVGATAGYYGGRIDNILMRVCEMFMMVPGFYLMLALRAAFPANLSSVQIYLLIIVIFSFIGWASLARVIRGMSISLKEREYVLAAKAMGLSDLAIIVRHILPHTLSYSIVAVMLSIPGYILGESALSLLGLGIQDPFASWGNLLSDAMNIAAVKFAPWVLIPGALIFVTVMCFNVIGDCLRDCLDPLLKSEVRS from the coding sequence ATGACTAAACCAAGAAAAAGCTTAAGCCAATTTCAAATAGCCTTAGGCCATTTTAAAGAAAATCGGCTAGCTGTTGTTTGTTTTTGGATCTTGGTGATCTTTTATCTATCAGCGATCTTTGCCGATTTTCTTTCGCCGTATTCATTTAGTAATGAAGACCGCAACTATTCGTATTGTCCACCGATGGAAATCAAACTGATAGATGCCCGCCACGAGAAAAAATCAATTCATCCGTATGTGTTAGGTGTTTATATGACGTTTGATGAATTTCACAAAAGAGTTTATAAAACAGATTCCAACCAGAAATATCCTCTTAAATTCTTTGTCAAAGGCGACGCGTATAAATTATTAGGGTTATTTCCGGCCGATCGTCATCTTTTTGGAGTGGATGCTCCTGGGCGAATTCATCTTTGGGGAGCTGACTCGCGCGGAAGAGATCTTTTTTCAAGAATTCTTTTTGGGGCCAGGATCTCTTTATCTATCGGGCTTATCGGCGTTACGATCTCGTTTTTTGTTGGGCTTCTCGTCGGGGCGACAGCCGGATATTACGGCGGAAGAATTGATAATATCTTGATGCGTGTATGCGAAATGTTCATGATGGTTCCCGGATTTTATCTGATGTTGGCGCTGCGCGCTGCTTTTCCGGCTAATTTAAGTTCGGTGCAAATCTATTTGCTGATTATTGTCATATTTTCTTTTATCGGCTGGGCAAGTTTGGCCAGGGTTATTCGGGGTATGAGCATCTCGCTTAAAGAGCGCGAATATGTTTTGGCCGCGAAGGCGATGGGGCTGTCAGATCTTGCTATCATTGTTCGTCATATTTTACCGCACACGCTTTCTTATTCCATTGTGGCGGTTATGCTTTCTATTCCGGGATATATTTTAGGGGAATCAGCGCTAAGCCTTTTAGGTTTAGGGATTCAAGACCCTTTTGCCAGCTGGGGGAATTTGCTTTCTGACGCGATGAACATTGCGGCGGTGAAATTTGCTCCTTGGGTTCTTATTCCCGGAGCGCTTATTTTTGTGACGGTCATGTGCTTTAACGTGATCGGCGATTGTTTGCGCGATTGCCTTGATCCGCTGTTGAAATCAGAGGTAAGGTCATAA
- a CDS encoding ATP-binding cassette domain-containing protein: MLLELKNIKKYFPERHRMKNVVRAVDGVSLSIKSGENLSLVGESGCGKTTLGRVILKLLPVDSGQVIFDGTDITGLSSGQIRSLRKNIQMVFQDPFSSLDPRFIVKNIIGEAMIFDRMKKSEKEGRIRDLLTQVALPADILNRFPHEFSGGERQRIAIARGLINNPKLLILDEAVSSLDILVQNQIINLLLELQKKFNTTYIFISHNLRVARKIGTHIAVMHRGTIVELALAQELFNNPLHPYTKKLLLAATEYKTSDDRSEGAIFHQGDLIEKTKGHFVRDVPKGGC, encoded by the coding sequence ATGTTATTAGAGCTAAAAAATATAAAGAAATATTTTCCCGAGCGCCATAGGATGAAAAATGTTGTCCGGGCTGTTGACGGCGTAAGCTTATCCATCAAAAGCGGAGAAAATTTAAGCCTGGTGGGCGAATCCGGCTGTGGAAAAACAACCCTTGGGCGTGTTATTTTAAAATTATTACCTGTCGATAGCGGACAAGTTATATTTGACGGGACGGACATAACAGGTCTTTCTTCAGGACAAATACGTTCTTTACGTAAAAATATCCAAATGGTTTTTCAAGACCCCTTTAGCAGCCTTGACCCAAGATTTATCGTAAAAAATATTATCGGCGAGGCGATGATCTTTGATAGAATGAAAAAAAGCGAGAAAGAAGGCAGGATCAGGGATCTTCTTACACAAGTCGCGTTGCCTGCGGATATTCTTAACCGCTTTCCACATGAGTTTAGCGGCGGTGAAAGGCAAAGGATCGCTATCGCGCGCGGGTTAATTAATAATCCGAAGCTATTGATCTTAGACGAAGCTGTTTCATCGCTGGATATCTTAGTGCAAAATCAGATCATCAATTTACTTCTTGAACTACAGAAGAAATTTAATACGACCTATATTTTTATTTCTCATAATTTGCGCGTTGCCAGAAAAATAGGCACGCATATTGCCGTGATGCACAGGGGAACTATTGTTGAATTGGCGTTAGCACAAGAGCTGTTTAACAATCCGCTTCATCCGTATACGAAGAAATTATTATTGGCAGCGACCGAATATAAAACATCAGATGATAGATCAGAAGGCGCTATTTTTCATCAGGGAGATTTGATCGAGAAAACAAAAGGGCATTTTGTCCGTGATGTTCCTAAGGGAGGCTGTTAA
- a CDS encoding acyl carrier protein, with protein sequence MADAGAKVNVEKDMRELVAEVLETEPASIDGDASFVKDLGMDSMMALEILAAIEKKYRVVIPEDMLPKFTSLNKTVSIVKELLVSKK encoded by the coding sequence ATGGCAGATGCAGGGGCAAAGGTTAATGTCGAAAAAGATATGCGAGAATTAGTCGCGGAAGTTTTAGAGACGGAACCCGCCTCGATCGACGGCGATGCAAGTTTCGTGAAAGACCTAGGGATGGATTCAATGATGGCGCTAGAGATCTTAGCGGCGATCGAAAAAAAATATCGCGTTGTGATCCCCGAAGATATGTTGCCAAAATTTACAAGCTTGAACAAAACAGTTTCTATTGTGAAAGAATTACTTGTAAGTAAGAAGTAA
- a CDS encoding helix-turn-helix domain-containing protein — protein MIYESLMTIEEVAAYLRVKKRTIYEWLKKGKIPAIKTVGQWRFKKDRIDAWLESEQN, from the coding sequence ATGATCTACGAAAGCTTAATGACAATTGAGGAAGTCGCTGCTTATCTTCGAGTCAAGAAGAGGACTATCTATGAGTGGCTCAAAAAAGGCAAGATACCGGCGATAAAAACGGTCGGTCAGTGGCGGTTTAAAAAAGACCGTATTGACGCTTGGTTGGAGAGCGAACAAAACTAA
- a CDS encoding ABC transporter ATP-binding protein produces the protein MSEPLLKIENLSISIQEKDNDRELLKDFNFEIKNFETVALVGGSGSGKTTAGLSILQLLSPAMRIDSGRIIFNGKDLLAASLREMRKIRGKEIGVVFQDPLNAFNPVFTIGFQIEEVLRFHEPMPGRQRREKVHQLLNRVGITEPQRIARSYPHQLSGGLRQRAMIAQAIAGSPKLIIADEPTSSLDVTLQAHIIELFRDLKNEFKTSILLITHDLGMVEHFCDRVGVLYDGRIVEEGCAKDILSSAKHPLTCELINASKG, from the coding sequence ATGAGTGAACCGTTATTAAAAATAGAAAACTTATCAATTTCTATTCAAGAAAAAGATAATGATCGAGAACTGTTAAAGGATTTTAATTTTGAAATTAAAAACTTTGAAACAGTTGCTCTTGTCGGGGGATCCGGCAGCGGAAAAACGACAGCCGGGTTATCTATTTTACAATTGTTATCGCCGGCCATGCGTATTGACAGCGGACGCATTATCTTTAACGGAAAAGATCTTTTAGCGGCTTCTTTACGGGAAATGCGAAAAATACGCGGCAAAGAAATCGGCGTTGTATTTCAAGATCCTTTAAACGCGTTTAATCCGGTTTTTACCATCGGATTTCAGATCGAAGAAGTTTTACGTTTTCATGAACCGATGCCCGGCCGGCAAAGAAGAGAAAAAGTTCATCAGCTTCTAAACCGGGTGGGAATTACCGAGCCGCAAAGGATCGCGCGTAGTTATCCGCATCAGTTAAGCGGAGGTTTGCGCCAGAGAGCTATGATCGCGCAGGCGATCGCGGGCAGCCCAAAACTTATTATTGCTGATGAGCCGACCAGCAGCTTAGATGTCACTTTGCAAGCGCATATCATTGAGTTGTTCAGAGATCTTAAAAATGAATTTAAAACATCTATTTTGCTTATTACGCATGACTTAGGGATGGTGGAGCATTTTTGTGACCGTGTGGGAGTTTTGTATGACGGAAGGATCGTCGAAGAGGGTTGCGCTAAAGATATTCTTTCTTCGGCGAAACATCCTCTAACGTGCGAATTGATCAATGCTTCAAAAGGCTGA
- the fabV gene encoding enoyl-ACP reductase FabV, whose product MIIQPKIRGFICTTAHPQGCARHVQEQIDYVKKNLPIKNGPKKVLVVGASTGFGLASRIVAAFGCQAASVGVFYERPAENKRTATAGWYNSIAFDKFSKAQGLYSKSINGDAFSDEIKQQAVDAIKKNLGTVDLVIYSLASPRRTHPKTGLTAKSALKPVGPRYTNKSIDFETGEIIDVSLESATEDEVRQTVSVMGGEDWEMWIDALDAGGVLANGAMSVAYSYIGPDVTRPVYRNGTIGAAKDHLEATAKKLDERLKKNNGRAFISVNKALVTQSSSAIPFIPLYFILLNRIMKEKNIHEGCIEQMYRLFSQRLYNGTSVPVDDQGRIRVDDLEMRDDVQAEVAKLWSVVSTGNVEKISDIEGYRQDFLKLFGFGFKDVDYSADVDADPQFE is encoded by the coding sequence ATGATCATCCAGCCTAAAATTCGCGGATTTATTTGCACGACAGCTCACCCTCAAGGTTGCGCTCGGCATGTTCAAGAGCAAATTGATTATGTTAAGAAAAATCTTCCCATCAAAAACGGGCCCAAAAAAGTTTTGGTGGTCGGGGCTTCCACGGGTTTTGGCTTGGCATCACGAATTGTTGCGGCCTTTGGCTGTCAAGCGGCAAGCGTCGGTGTTTTTTATGAGCGTCCGGCCGAAAATAAGCGTACGGCCACAGCTGGTTGGTATAATTCGATCGCTTTTGATAAGTTTTCTAAGGCTCAAGGATTGTATTCGAAAAGCATTAACGGAGATGCTTTCTCTGACGAGATCAAACAACAAGCTGTTGATGCTATCAAAAAAAATCTTGGGACTGTGGATCTTGTTATTTACAGCCTCGCTTCGCCCCGACGGACACATCCTAAGACAGGATTAACGGCTAAGTCTGCTTTAAAACCAGTAGGCCCTAGATACACCAATAAATCTATTGATTTTGAAACAGGAGAGATTATTGATGTGAGCCTTGAATCTGCGACAGAAGACGAAGTGCGCCAAACCGTTTCTGTGATGGGCGGGGAAGATTGGGAAATGTGGATCGATGCCCTTGATGCGGGAGGCGTTCTTGCTAATGGCGCCATGAGTGTCGCGTACTCTTATATAGGGCCGGATGTTACGCGCCCCGTTTATCGTAACGGAACGATCGGCGCGGCGAAAGATCATCTAGAGGCAACTGCCAAAAAACTCGATGAGCGCCTCAAGAAAAACAACGGAAGAGCTTTTATTTCTGTTAATAAGGCATTAGTAACTCAATCCAGCTCAGCTATTCCGTTCATTCCTTTGTATTTTATTTTATTGAATCGGATCATGAAAGAGAAAAATATTCATGAAGGGTGCATTGAACAAATGTACCGGCTTTTTTCACAAAGGCTTTACAACGGAACTTCTGTTCCTGTCGATGACCAAGGACGCATTCGTGTTGATGATCTAGAAATGCGTGATGATGTTCAAGCCGAAGTAGCCAAGCTTTGGAGCGTTGTCAGCACAGGAAATGTCGAAAAGATTTCTGACATCGAAGGCTATCGGCAAGATTTTCTAAAACTTTTTGGGTTCGGCTTCAAAGATGTTGATTATTCTGCTGATGTTGACGCGGATCCGCAGTTCGAATAA
- the glgC gene encoding glucose-1-phosphate adenylyltransferase yields MREVLTFILAGGKGERLHPLTRDRAKPAVPFGGIYRIVDFTLSNCINSGLRRIFVLIQYKSFSLQKHILSGWDIVSTQLGEFIDVIPPQQRIGDDWYKGTADAIYQNIYAIQDCDPKLVLILAGDHIYKMDYRKMIEQHQSMDADMTVACVEAPRETAVGFGVVEVDKKWRVCGFQEKPREPKTIPGDPSKIVASMGIYLFNKEVLFEELGIDAKLNSGHDFGKDIIPQMISKKRKVYAYNFVDENNKSKYWRDIGTRDAYYQANMDLVKPDSAITLYDKSWPVRTFHEQYPPIKIVNGDSETNQGVVLDSLVGGGCVIIGAKVTKSVLSSNVRIEEGAVVSESILMESVVVGKNAKIKNAIIDKEVTIPPYAEVGFDLELDKKRFDVTTSGIVMVAKKTSL; encoded by the coding sequence ATGCGTGAAGTTTTAACATTTATTTTGGCTGGCGGTAAAGGCGAAAGGCTTCATCCTTTAACGCGTGACCGTGCTAAGCCGGCGGTTCCGTTCGGCGGTATTTACCGCATCGTTGATTTTACCCTTAGCAATTGTATCAACTCCGGGTTGCGCCGTATTTTTGTTTTGATCCAGTATAAGTCTTTTTCTTTGCAAAAACACATTCTTTCGGGGTGGGATATTGTTTCCACTCAGCTGGGAGAATTTATTGATGTTATTCCGCCTCAACAGCGTATCGGCGATGATTGGTATAAAGGAACAGCCGACGCGATCTATCAGAATATTTACGCCATCCAGGATTGTGACCCCAAGCTGGTGTTGATTCTTGCGGGTGATCATATTTACAAGATGGATTATCGGAAAATGATCGAACAGCATCAATCCATGGATGCGGATATGACGGTTGCTTGCGTTGAAGCTCCCAGAGAAACGGCAGTTGGGTTTGGCGTTGTTGAAGTTGATAAAAAATGGCGGGTTTGCGGGTTTCAAGAGAAACCACGAGAGCCTAAAACAATCCCGGGGGACCCATCGAAGATCGTAGCCTCGATGGGGATTTATTTATTCAACAAAGAAGTTTTGTTTGAAGAACTTGGTATTGACGCGAAGCTTAACTCCGGCCATGATTTCGGAAAAGATATTATCCCGCAGATGATCAGTAAAAAACGCAAAGTTTACGCGTATAATTTTGTTGATGAAAATAATAAGTCGAAATATTGGCGTGATATCGGGACCCGCGATGCTTATTATCAAGCCAATATGGATCTGGTCAAGCCCGACTCTGCCATTACGCTTTATGATAAGTCCTGGCCGGTGCGCACATTTCATGAACAGTATCCTCCGATCAAGATCGTTAACGGAGATTCGGAGACAAATCAGGGCGTTGTCCTGGACTCTTTAGTTGGCGGCGGATGCGTTATTATCGGCGCTAAAGTTACCAAGTCAGTTTTATCATCGAATGTGAGAATTGAAGAGGGGGCTGTTGTCTCCGAATCGATCTTAATGGAAAGTGTTGTCGTCGGAAAGAATGCAAAAATAAAAAATGCTATTATTGATAAAGAAGTAACAATTCCGCCATACGCCGAGGTCGGTTTTGACCTGGAATTAGATAAGAAGCGCTTTGACGTGACGACTTCCGGCATTGTCATGGTTGCTAAAAAAACGTCTTTGTAG